A window from Citrus sinensis cultivar Valencia sweet orange chromosome 5, DVS_A1.0, whole genome shotgun sequence encodes these proteins:
- the LOC102615009 gene encoding uncharacterized protein LOC102615009 isoform X1, with protein MYACRQQVDIIMMDMNMMSLVQELMGMMIILVTKPIYICKWAFLLGMRITFLVVHTWVELVKASISFHLDLIWRTIVCFVAVVSLPFRVLTALQRESLYYEKDYKHVQLEENLCEMQLELENLVWDRKILEDHLQAAIRERKILESMFAELEDEHDKAIEKIELLERELQDLKDETVQLKEICGKELWSFAGHDRNNEKKGFVADEYGIPYGIPSWKGSDIILRDMMKHKDTCENENKSNAELLTHLGTGLAPGTIPRNLDMNEVYNQRKAVAISQSLFSAVLSLLVGMTIWEAQDPCMPLVVALFTVVGMSLRSVIQLFSTIKNKPASDAVALLSFNWFILGTLTYPTLPKVARVLAPWALRFICRTMNWFGISLH; from the exons ATGTATGCATGCAGGCAGCAAGTGGACATAATAATGATGGATATGAATATGATGTCATTGGTGCAAGAGTTGATGGGTATGATGATAATTTTGGTTACAAAGCCAATCTATATATGCAAATGGGCATTTCTTCTTGGTATGAGAATAACTTTCCTGGTGGTTCACACTTGGGTTGAGCTGGTCAAGGCCTCCATCAGCTTTCATTTGGACTTGATTTGGAGAACAATTGTATGCTTTGTTGCCGTTGTTTCACTTCCTTTCAGGGTCTTGACTGCTTTGCAGAGGGAGTCCCTG TACTATGAGAAGGACTATAAACATGTGCAGCTGGAAGAGAATTTGTGTGAGATGCAATTAGAGTTGGAGAATCTGGTATGGGACAGAAAGATACTTGAAGACCATCTTCAGGCAGCCATCAGAGAACGCAAAATTCTGGAGTCAATGTTTgcagaacttgaagatgaaCATGACAAGGCTATAGAAAAAATTGAACTCTTAGAGAGAGAg TTGCAAGATCTGAAGGATGAAACTGTTCAGCTCAAGGAAATTTGTGGTAAAGAACTCTGGAGCTTTGCAGGTCATGATAGAAACAATGAGAAAAAAGGTTTTGTTGCCGACGAATATGGCATTCCTTATGGGATTCCATCATGGAAGGGGAGTGACATTATCTTACGGGACATGATGAAACACAAAGACACATGTGAGAATGAGAATAAGAGTAATGCAGAACTTCTCACTCACCTAGGGACTGGACTTGCACCTGGAACTATCCCAAGAAATTTGGATATGAATGAAGTTTACAACCAAAGAAAAGCGGTTGCAATCTCACAGTCCCTTTTTAGTGCGGTGTTATCTCTTTTGGTTGGAATGACCATTTGGGAAGCGCAAGATCCTTGTATGCCTCTTGTAGTGGCTCTTTTTACAGTTGTGGGCATGTCTTTGAGAAGTGTAATTCAGCTTTTCTCTACTATAAAGAACAAGCCAGCTTCTGATGCAGTAGCTTTACTAAGCTTCAACTGGTTTATACTCGGCACACTGACATACCCGACGCTGCCGAAGGTTGCCCGTGTGTTGGCTCCATGGGCCTTACGTTTTATATGCCGGACAATGAATTGGTTTGGTATCTCATTACACTAG
- the LOC102614236 gene encoding pentatricopeptide repeat-containing protein At1g77360, mitochondrial-like isoform X1 yields MEVMDESPDFVIKNKIIPSSSSTTTSPTSHNPHRPTRPRFPTHLDAPYISSSARIICEILAHASSDDIESALACTGIIPTPDLVHEVLQLSYDSPSSAVDFFRWAGRGQRLSPYAWNLMVDVLGKNGRFEQMWNAVRVMKEDGVLSLPTFASIFDSYCGAGKYDEAVMSFDVMSMHGVEQDVVAVNSLLSAICRQENQTSRALEFLNRVKKIVDPDGDSFAILLEGWEKEGNVEEANKTFGEMVERFEWNPEHVLAYETFLITLIRGKQVDEALKFLRVMKGENCFPTLKFFSNALDILVKLNDSTHAVQLWDIMVGIGFNLMPNLIMYNAVIGLLCNNDDVDNVFRFFDQMVFHGAFPDSLTYNMIFECLIKNKRVHEVEKFFHEMIKNEWQPTPLNCATAITMLLDADEPEIAIEIWNYILENGILPLEASANELLVGLRNLGRLSDVRRFAEEMLNRRILIYEVTMHKLKKAFYNESRSMRDIFDSLERRCKTSQM; encoded by the coding sequence atggaGGTAATGGATGAAAGCCCTGATTTcgtcataaaaaataaaataatcccATCATCGTCCTCGACCACCACTTCTCCAACCAGCCATAACCCTCATCGCCCGACCAGACCACGATTCCCCACGCACCTCGACGCGCCGTATATTTCCTCATCCGCCCGCATCATCTGCGAAATCCTCGCCCACGCCTCCTCCGACGACATCGAATCTGCGCTCGCCTGCACCGGAATAATCCCCACTCCCGACCTCGTCCACGAGGTCCTTCAGCTCTCCTACGACTCCCCTTCCTCCGCCGTCGATTTCTTCCGATGGGCTGGCCGCGGCCAGAGGCTCTCCCCTTACGCTTGGAATCTGATGGTGGATGTTTTGGGGAAGAACGGCCGTTTCGAACAAATGTGGAATGCTGTTCGGGTTATGAAAGAGGACGGGGTTCTATCGCTGCCCACGTTTGCTTCCATTTTCGATAGCTATTGCGGAGCTGGTAAGTACGACGAGGCTGTGATGAGTTTTGATGTTATGAGCATGCACGGTGTTGAACAAGATGTTGTCGCTGTCAATTCGCTTTTGAGTGCCATTTGCCGACAAGAAAACCAGACTAGCAGGGCGTTGGAGTTTTTGAATAGAGTTAAGAAGATTGTTGATCCTGATGGGGATTCTTTCGCGATTTTGTTAGAAGGCTGGGAGAAGGAAGGCAATGTGGAGGAGGCTAATAAGACTTTCGGAGAAATGGTGGAACGTTTTGAGTGGAATCCAGAGCATGTTTTGGCTTATGAAACTTTCTTGATTACACTTATTCGTGGGAAACAGGTTGATGAGGCCTTAAAGTTTCTTCGGGTTATGAAAGGGGAGAATTGCTTCCCAACTTTGAAGTTTTTCTCTAATGCACTTGATATTCTTGTTAAGCTGAATGATTCCACTCACGCTGTGCAACTGTGGGATATAATGGTGGGTATTGGTTTCAATTTGATGCCCAATTTGATCATGTATAATGCGGTGATTGGATTGCTGTGTAACAACGATGATGTTGATAATGTGTTCCGATTCTTTGATCAGATGGTTTTCCATGGAGCTTTTCCAGATTCCTTGACTTATAACATGATCTTTGAGTGTTTGATTAAAAACAAGAGGGTCCATGAGGTGGAAaagttttttcatgaaatgaTCAAGAATGAGTGGCAACCGACGCCTTTGAATTGTGCTACAGCCATTACCATGTTGTTAGATGCTGATGAACCTGAAATCGCAATAGAGATATGGAACTACATTTTGGAGAATGGTATTTTGCCTCTTGAAGCGAGTGCAAACGAACTGCTCGTTGGGCTACGTAACTTGGGTAGATTATCAGATGTGAGGAGGTTTGCTGAAGAGATGCTCAATAGAAGAATTCTTATATATGAAGTTACGATGCATAAGTTGAAGAAAGCTTTTTATAATGAGAGTAGGAGTATGAGGGATATATTTGATAGCCTTGAAAGGAGATGCAAAACTTCGCAGATGTGA
- the LOC127902692 gene encoding NDR1/HIN1-like protein 13, protein MPSKFLPPRRRSTHLLIWLIAIICTILAIAVIIAGIVVFIGYLVMHPRIPVMSVVGAHLDLFQYDEAGLLETQVTIVIRMRNGNAKAGASFSDTSVYLFFDGLKIAQLVADPFEVSKNSSVDFNYVVESRPVPLDPELQEFADTSLKKDVVRFDLKGGSRTRWRIGVLGSVKFWCRLDCQLKFHPSNGSYIPSRCSSTTK, encoded by the coding sequence ATGCCATCAAAGTTTTTACCCCCACGGCGGCGGAGCACCCACCTGTTGATCTGGCTTATAGCCATCATCTGCACAATCCTGGCCATCGCAGTGATCATCGCCGGCATAGTTGTATTCATCGGGTACTTGGTAATGCACCCGAGGATCCCCGTCATGAGTGTCGTTGGAGCCCACTTGGACTTGTTTCAGTACGACGAGGCGGGGTTGCTTGAGACCCAAGTCACCATTGTCATCCGGATGAGGAATGGGAATGCAAAAGCGGGGGCCAGCTTCTCGGATACAAGCGTGTATCTTTTCTTTGATGGATTGAAGATTGCGCAGCTTGTCGCCGACCCTTTTGAAGTGAGCAAGAATAGCTCAGTTGATTTTAACTACGTTGTGGAGTCAAGGCCTGTGCCATTGGATCCTGAGCTACAAGAATTTGCGGACACGTCGTTGAAGAAAGATGTTGTTAGGTTCGATTTGAAAGGAGGGTCGAGGACTAGATGGAGAATAGGGGTCTTGGGCTCTGTTAAATTCTGGTGTCGTTTGGATTGTCAGCTCAAGTTTCATCCTTCTAATGGGAGTTACATTCCTTCAAGATGCAGCTCCACgaccaaataa
- the LOC102614236 gene encoding pentatricopeptide repeat-containing protein At1g77360, mitochondrial-like isoform X2, which produces MEVMDESPDFVIKNKIIPSSSSTTTSPTSHNPHRPTRPRFPTHLDAPYISSSARIICEILAHASSDDIESALACTGIIPTPDLVHEVLQLSYDSPSSAVDFFRWAGRGQRLSPYAWNLMVDVLGKNGRFEQMWNAVRVMKEDGVLSLPTFASIFDSYCGAGKYDEAVMSFDVMSMHGVEQDVVAVNSLLSAICRQENQTSRALEFLNRVKKIVDPDGDSFAILLEGWEKEGNVEEANKTFGEMVERFEWNPEHVLAYETFLITLIRGKQVDEALKFLRVMKGENCFPTLKFFSNALDILVKLNDSTHAVQLWDIMMVFHGAFPDSLTYNMIFECLIKNKRVHEVEKFFHEMIKNEWQPTPLNCATAITMLLDADEPEIAIEIWNYILENGILPLEASANELLVGLRNLGRLSDVRRFAEEMLNRRILIYEVTMHKLKKAFYNESRSMRDIFDSLERRCKTSQM; this is translated from the exons atggaGGTAATGGATGAAAGCCCTGATTTcgtcataaaaaataaaataatcccATCATCGTCCTCGACCACCACTTCTCCAACCAGCCATAACCCTCATCGCCCGACCAGACCACGATTCCCCACGCACCTCGACGCGCCGTATATTTCCTCATCCGCCCGCATCATCTGCGAAATCCTCGCCCACGCCTCCTCCGACGACATCGAATCTGCGCTCGCCTGCACCGGAATAATCCCCACTCCCGACCTCGTCCACGAGGTCCTTCAGCTCTCCTACGACTCCCCTTCCTCCGCCGTCGATTTCTTCCGATGGGCTGGCCGCGGCCAGAGGCTCTCCCCTTACGCTTGGAATCTGATGGTGGATGTTTTGGGGAAGAACGGCCGTTTCGAACAAATGTGGAATGCTGTTCGGGTTATGAAAGAGGACGGGGTTCTATCGCTGCCCACGTTTGCTTCCATTTTCGATAGCTATTGCGGAGCTGGTAAGTACGACGAGGCTGTGATGAGTTTTGATGTTATGAGCATGCACGGTGTTGAACAAGATGTTGTCGCTGTCAATTCGCTTTTGAGTGCCATTTGCCGACAAGAAAACCAGACTAGCAGGGCGTTGGAGTTTTTGAATAGAGTTAAGAAGATTGTTGATCCTGATGGGGATTCTTTCGCGATTTTGTTAGAAGGCTGGGAGAAGGAAGGCAATGTGGAGGAGGCTAATAAGACTTTCGGAGAAATGGTGGAACGTTTTGAGTGGAATCCAGAGCATGTTTTGGCTTATGAAACTTTCTTGATTACACTTATTCGTGGGAAACAGGTTGATGAGGCCTTAAAGTTTCTTCGGGTTATGAAAGGGGAGAATTGCTTCCCAACTTTGAAGTTTTTCTCTAATGCACTTGATATTCTTGTTAAGCTGAATGATTCCACTCACGCTGTGCAACTGTGGGATATAATG ATGGTTTTCCATGGAGCTTTTCCAGATTCCTTGACTTATAACATGATCTTTGAGTGTTTGATTAAAAACAAGAGGGTCCATGAGGTGGAAaagttttttcatgaaatgaTCAAGAATGAGTGGCAACCGACGCCTTTGAATTGTGCTACAGCCATTACCATGTTGTTAGATGCTGATGAACCTGAAATCGCAATAGAGATATGGAACTACATTTTGGAGAATGGTATTTTGCCTCTTGAAGCGAGTGCAAACGAACTGCTCGTTGGGCTACGTAACTTGGGTAGATTATCAGATGTGAGGAGGTTTGCTGAAGAGATGCTCAATAGAAGAATTCTTATATATGAAGTTACGATGCATAAGTTGAAGAAAGCTTTTTATAATGAGAGTAGGAGTATGAGGGATATATTTGATAGCCTTGAAAGGAGATGCAAAACTTCGCAGATGTGA
- the LOC102615009 gene encoding uncharacterized protein LOC102615009 isoform X3: protein MMDMNMMSLVQELMGMMIILVTKPIYICKWAFLLGMRITFLVVHTWVELVKASISFHLDLIWRTIVCFVAVVSLPFRVLTALQRESLYYEKDYKHVQLEENLCEMQLELENLVWDRKILEDHLQAAIRERKILESMFAELEDEHDKAIEKIELLERELQDLKDETVQLKEICGKELWSFAGHDRNNEKKGFVADEYGIPYGIPSWKGSDIILRDMMKHKDTCENENKSNAELLTHLGTGLAPGTIPRNLDMNEVYNQRKAVAISQSLFSAVLSLLVGMTIWEAQDPCMPLVVALFTVVGMSLRSVIQLFSTIKNKPASDAVALLSFNWFILGTLTYPTLPKVARVLAPWALRFICRTMNWFGISLH, encoded by the exons ATGATGGATATGAATATGATGTCATTGGTGCAAGAGTTGATGGGTATGATGATAATTTTGGTTACAAAGCCAATCTATATATGCAAATGGGCATTTCTTCTTGGTATGAGAATAACTTTCCTGGTGGTTCACACTTGGGTTGAGCTGGTCAAGGCCTCCATCAGCTTTCATTTGGACTTGATTTGGAGAACAATTGTATGCTTTGTTGCCGTTGTTTCACTTCCTTTCAGGGTCTTGACTGCTTTGCAGAGGGAGTCCCTG TACTATGAGAAGGACTATAAACATGTGCAGCTGGAAGAGAATTTGTGTGAGATGCAATTAGAGTTGGAGAATCTGGTATGGGACAGAAAGATACTTGAAGACCATCTTCAGGCAGCCATCAGAGAACGCAAAATTCTGGAGTCAATGTTTgcagaacttgaagatgaaCATGACAAGGCTATAGAAAAAATTGAACTCTTAGAGAGAGAg TTGCAAGATCTGAAGGATGAAACTGTTCAGCTCAAGGAAATTTGTGGTAAAGAACTCTGGAGCTTTGCAGGTCATGATAGAAACAATGAGAAAAAAGGTTTTGTTGCCGACGAATATGGCATTCCTTATGGGATTCCATCATGGAAGGGGAGTGACATTATCTTACGGGACATGATGAAACACAAAGACACATGTGAGAATGAGAATAAGAGTAATGCAGAACTTCTCACTCACCTAGGGACTGGACTTGCACCTGGAACTATCCCAAGAAATTTGGATATGAATGAAGTTTACAACCAAAGAAAAGCGGTTGCAATCTCACAGTCCCTTTTTAGTGCGGTGTTATCTCTTTTGGTTGGAATGACCATTTGGGAAGCGCAAGATCCTTGTATGCCTCTTGTAGTGGCTCTTTTTACAGTTGTGGGCATGTCTTTGAGAAGTGTAATTCAGCTTTTCTCTACTATAAAGAACAAGCCAGCTTCTGATGCAGTAGCTTTACTAAGCTTCAACTGGTTTATACTCGGCACACTGACATACCCGACGCTGCCGAAGGTTGCCCGTGTGTTGGCTCCATGGGCCTTACGTTTTATATGCCGGACAATGAATTGGTTTGGTATCTCATTACACTAG
- the LOC102615009 gene encoding uncharacterized protein LOC102615009 isoform X2 yields MYACRQQVDIIMMDMNMMSLVQELMGMMIILVTKPIYICKWAFLLGMRITFLVVHTWVELVKASISFHLDLIWRTIVCFVAVVSLPFRVLTALQRESLLEENLCEMQLELENLVWDRKILEDHLQAAIRERKILESMFAELEDEHDKAIEKIELLERELQDLKDETVQLKEICGKELWSFAGHDRNNEKKGFVADEYGIPYGIPSWKGSDIILRDMMKHKDTCENENKSNAELLTHLGTGLAPGTIPRNLDMNEVYNQRKAVAISQSLFSAVLSLLVGMTIWEAQDPCMPLVVALFTVVGMSLRSVIQLFSTIKNKPASDAVALLSFNWFILGTLTYPTLPKVARVLAPWALRFICRTMNWFGISLH; encoded by the exons ATGTATGCATGCAGGCAGCAAGTGGACATAATAATGATGGATATGAATATGATGTCATTGGTGCAAGAGTTGATGGGTATGATGATAATTTTGGTTACAAAGCCAATCTATATATGCAAATGGGCATTTCTTCTTGGTATGAGAATAACTTTCCTGGTGGTTCACACTTGGGTTGAGCTGGTCAAGGCCTCCATCAGCTTTCATTTGGACTTGATTTGGAGAACAATTGTATGCTTTGTTGCCGTTGTTTCACTTCCTTTCAGGGTCTTGACTGCTTTGCAGAGGGAGTCCCTG CTGGAAGAGAATTTGTGTGAGATGCAATTAGAGTTGGAGAATCTGGTATGGGACAGAAAGATACTTGAAGACCATCTTCAGGCAGCCATCAGAGAACGCAAAATTCTGGAGTCAATGTTTgcagaacttgaagatgaaCATGACAAGGCTATAGAAAAAATTGAACTCTTAGAGAGAGAg TTGCAAGATCTGAAGGATGAAACTGTTCAGCTCAAGGAAATTTGTGGTAAAGAACTCTGGAGCTTTGCAGGTCATGATAGAAACAATGAGAAAAAAGGTTTTGTTGCCGACGAATATGGCATTCCTTATGGGATTCCATCATGGAAGGGGAGTGACATTATCTTACGGGACATGATGAAACACAAAGACACATGTGAGAATGAGAATAAGAGTAATGCAGAACTTCTCACTCACCTAGGGACTGGACTTGCACCTGGAACTATCCCAAGAAATTTGGATATGAATGAAGTTTACAACCAAAGAAAAGCGGTTGCAATCTCACAGTCCCTTTTTAGTGCGGTGTTATCTCTTTTGGTTGGAATGACCATTTGGGAAGCGCAAGATCCTTGTATGCCTCTTGTAGTGGCTCTTTTTACAGTTGTGGGCATGTCTTTGAGAAGTGTAATTCAGCTTTTCTCTACTATAAAGAACAAGCCAGCTTCTGATGCAGTAGCTTTACTAAGCTTCAACTGGTTTATACTCGGCACACTGACATACCCGACGCTGCCGAAGGTTGCCCGTGTGTTGGCTCCATGGGCCTTACGTTTTATATGCCGGACAATGAATTGGTTTGGTATCTCATTACACTAG